A genome region from Chromatiales bacterium includes the following:
- the recC gene encoding exodeoxyribonuclease V subunit gamma, protein MRRPFAYATMLKVTRANHLEALADAWRRGVDGGCASPFEPEWLVVPDIGTGHWLVQQRAAQTGIAANLKALLPAEFLARVANGVAGESPDAAAYTAEVLGWRLLAALDLGTQAGPPLDYFRAQDRRGQFEFAQALGRTFERYLIYRPEWIEPWDRCATRDDWQAALWAQMHRDRAPAHWRLRLSDTLERLADGAIWPSAAPVAVFASTALSPAYLEAVAALGQFLDIELYVLDPCREYWADLVAERTRDRQSVPRREYFATGQPLLGALARPARDFIGAVHGLDAVDAEVWVEPASNTLLGRIQADLLDLRAAEPGGAMGDTSVQFHSAHTPWREAEVLHDLLLDRFESLPGLRPHEIALFVPDIDEYGTALRAVFGAAPEHLRIPVDLAGERAPEIAAWQRAIDALFDLCADTPPIERLLAPLECEAVRARFGIELSELADIEDWVRAVAMRGAPDTDTALAMADGLDFSWAQGLDRLLLGVALPAGGVDWLDWCPPVDFEGERGECLSRWLDYVSVVRELRSSWRTAADASTWIERLRALGRAGFDGEAQPDAAAVYDAALDRIEHALTVARFARELDVETLRAALDAAWASGRGSPRLSGGVVVAPIGQLRGVPFRVVCVLGLDAERFPRRDRAKDFDRLADEHRAGDPSARDDDRNALFDALAAARDGFIASWCGQHPRDDVLRPCSVALDHLLDTCVSLTGAERDALITRHPRHAFSARYFAADARLFSYRGERVPAPAVPLRPFVDARIEAAPAVEPAVIELAAFERFWADAPGRWVRTALGIDLYDRPDSLPEHEPFELEADVRIALRRVLLAQPEVSDAWLRRHLELPAGAPGRLMLQSERQLLAGMLRRRAALVGDPVAARAFELTLDGAVLTGTLDDIAERGAWSFARHSKPSARDQLALWLRHLCLCAVQRSAADVQSVVLGGDETKKFAAVDDAPGILTRLIAWYRRGQIEPLPLIAAAAMDYVEALEKAGDHDAALVAARAALEPDYRGHTPMKHAGNALVFRGRDPLAEPFAEIAIEVFGPLVGARVKGGKG, encoded by the coding sequence GTGCGTCGACCGTTCGCCTACGCAACGATGCTGAAGGTCACGCGCGCCAACCACCTGGAGGCGCTTGCGGATGCCTGGCGGCGCGGCGTGGATGGCGGGTGTGCGTCCCCATTTGAACCGGAGTGGCTGGTCGTGCCGGACATCGGAACCGGTCACTGGCTGGTTCAGCAGCGGGCCGCGCAGACCGGCATCGCGGCGAATCTCAAGGCGCTGCTGCCCGCCGAGTTCCTAGCGCGGGTCGCCAACGGCGTCGCCGGCGAGTCGCCCGACGCGGCCGCCTACACGGCCGAGGTGCTCGGCTGGCGTCTGCTGGCCGCGCTCGATCTCGGCACGCAGGCCGGCCCGCCGCTGGACTATTTCCGCGCCCAGGACCGGCGCGGGCAGTTCGAGTTCGCACAGGCGCTGGGGCGGACTTTCGAGCGCTATCTCATCTATCGACCGGAGTGGATCGAGCCCTGGGATCGTTGCGCTACCCGCGACGACTGGCAGGCCGCGCTGTGGGCGCAAATGCACCGCGACCGCGCGCCGGCGCACTGGCGCCTGCGCCTGTCCGACACCCTTGAACGGCTCGCGGACGGGGCGATCTGGCCGTCGGCCGCGCCAGTGGCCGTGTTCGCATCCACGGCCCTGTCGCCCGCCTATCTGGAGGCGGTTGCTGCGCTCGGTCAGTTCCTCGACATCGAGCTCTACGTCCTCGATCCGTGCCGCGAGTACTGGGCTGACCTCGTCGCAGAGCGCACACGCGACCGGCAGAGCGTGCCGCGCCGCGAATACTTCGCGACCGGGCAACCGCTGCTCGGCGCGCTGGCGCGCCCGGCGCGCGACTTCATCGGCGCGGTGCACGGGCTGGACGCGGTCGATGCCGAGGTCTGGGTCGAGCCAGCGTCGAATACGTTGCTCGGGCGGATACAGGCCGACCTGCTCGACCTGCGCGCAGCCGAGCCCGGTGGGGCCATGGGCGACACCAGCGTGCAGTTTCACAGCGCGCATACCCCGTGGCGTGAGGCGGAAGTCCTGCACGATCTGCTGCTCGATCGCTTCGAGTCGCTGCCCGGACTCCGGCCACATGAGATCGCCTTGTTCGTGCCGGACATCGACGAGTACGGCACCGCCCTGCGTGCGGTGTTTGGTGCGGCGCCGGAGCACCTGCGTATCCCGGTGGATCTGGCCGGCGAGCGTGCGCCGGAAATTGCCGCCTGGCAGCGGGCGATCGATGCCCTGTTCGATCTGTGCGCGGACACGCCGCCGATCGAACGGCTGCTCGCGCCGCTGGAGTGTGAAGCGGTCCGTGCGCGGTTCGGCATCGAACTGAGCGAGCTCGCGGATATCGAGGACTGGGTGCGTGCCGTGGCGATGCGTGGTGCGCCCGACACCGACACGGCGCTGGCAATGGCCGACGGACTGGACTTCAGCTGGGCCCAGGGCCTCGACCGACTGCTGCTCGGCGTCGCGTTGCCGGCCGGCGGGGTCGACTGGTTGGACTGGTGCCCGCCGGTGGACTTCGAGGGCGAACGCGGCGAGTGTCTCAGTCGATGGCTGGATTACGTCTCGGTCGTGCGCGAACTGCGCTCGAGCTGGCGCACCGCAGCGGACGCATCCACGTGGATCGAACGCCTGCGCGCACTCGGTCGCGCCGGGTTCGACGGCGAAGCGCAACCGGACGCCGCGGCGGTGTACGACGCCGCGCTGGATCGCATCGAACACGCGCTGACCGTCGCGCGCTTCGCGCGCGAGCTCGATGTCGAGACCCTGCGCGCGGCGCTCGACGCCGCCTGGGCGTCCGGTCGCGGGTCGCCGCGGCTTTCCGGCGGTGTCGTGGTCGCACCGATCGGTCAGCTGCGCGGCGTGCCGTTTCGCGTGGTCTGCGTGCTCGGGCTCGACGCCGAACGTTTCCCGCGGCGGGACCGCGCAAAGGATTTCGATCGACTGGCCGATGAACATCGGGCGGGCGATCCGTCGGCGCGCGACGACGACCGCAACGCGCTGTTCGATGCGCTGGCCGCGGCACGCGATGGCTTCATCGCGAGCTGGTGCGGCCAGCATCCGCGCGACGATGTGCTGCGGCCGTGTTCGGTCGCGCTCGACCACCTGCTGGATACCTGCGTGTCGCTGACCGGCGCGGAGCGCGACGCGCTGATCACACGCCATCCGCGGCATGCGTTCAGCGCACGCTATTTTGCCGCGGACGCACGCTTGTTCAGCTACCGCGGCGAGCGTGTGCCGGCCCCCGCGGTGCCGTTGCGGCCGTTCGTCGACGCGCGAATCGAGGCGGCGCCGGCAGTGGAACCAGCGGTGATCGAGCTGGCGGCGTTCGAGCGCTTCTGGGCCGACGCACCCGGGCGCTGGGTGCGCACGGCACTCGGCATCGATCTGTACGACCGGCCCGATTCGCTGCCTGAGCACGAGCCGTTCGAACTCGAAGCCGATGTGCGAATCGCCCTGCGGCGGGTGCTGCTTGCACAACCCGAGGTCAGCGACGCCTGGCTGCGCCGGCATCTGGAATTGCCGGCCGGGGCGCCGGGCCGCCTGATGCTCCAGAGCGAACGTCAGCTGCTCGCCGGCATGCTGCGCCGGCGCGCGGCGCTGGTCGGTGATCCAGTCGCGGCGCGTGCCTTTGAACTGACCCTGGACGGCGCAGTGCTGACCGGCACGCTGGACGACATCGCCGAGCGCGGCGCGTGGTCGTTTGCGCGCCACTCGAAGCCGTCCGCCCGCGATCAGCTTGCGCTGTGGCTGCGTCATTTGTGCCTGTGCGCCGTGCAACGGTCGGCGGCGGACGTGCAGAGCGTCGTTCTCGGCGGCGACGAAACCAAGAAGTTCGCGGCGGTGGACGATGCGCCGGGCATTCTGACGCGTCTGATCGCCTGGTATCGCCGCGGGCAGATCGAGCCGCTGCCGCTCATTGCGGCCGCCGCGATGGATTACGTCGAAGCGCTGGAAAAGGCCGGCGACCACGACGCGGCCCTGGTCGCCGCGCGCGCCGCGCTCGAACCGGATTATCGCGGCCACACACCGATGAAGCATGCCGGCAATGCACTGGTGTTCCGCGGCCGCGACCCGCTCGCCGAGCCGTTTGCTGAAATCGCCATCGAGGTGTTCGGCCCGCTAGTCGGCGCACGCGTAAAGGGCGGCAAGGGCTGA